Proteins found in one Aspergillus chevalieri M1 DNA, chromosome 2, nearly complete sequence genomic segment:
- a CDS encoding uncharacterized protein (COG:S;~EggNog:ENOG410QEA6;~InterPro:IPR022698,IPR013087;~PFAM:PF12013;~antiSMASH:Cluster_2.1): MDLFLYNDTHRLWICGPCGFAVRPAHLAAHLANRHPKHPSAATPALRRAACALMLKRPCWDPAREPDRPVPPPPAPGSPPVPGLPVHPGYRCPHPDCAYIVCNPESLLRHRTRIHADRRPRGRQPPASQVSPLPPYRTVSCQRFFPSGAGSGFFQVTPPAHTERARQAATMGEVEFIRRQVAGALAEDAAAAEAGAQQVPDPDAKAPTEISPWLELTRWPEFLHGHAFTAVAPLAAPPDPTAEPLLTVFSASVERLIEAAYQSIKTRRINEFDQVSRQASEKYIYIGTPTPHALPHHMHARAHPYAICM, from the coding sequence ATGGACCTCTTCCTCTACAACGACACCCATCGCCTGTGGATCTGTGGTCCCTGTGGATTCGCCGTGCGGCCCGCCCATCTCGCCGCCCACCTGGCCAACCGCCATCCCAAGCATCCCTCCGCGGCCACCCCGGCCCTCCGCCGGGCCGCCTGTGCCCTGATGCTCAAGCGGCCCTGCTGGGACCCCGCGCGGGAGCCTGACCGTCCGGTCCCGCCGCCCCCGGCCCCGGGGAGTCCACCGGTCCCGGGGCTCCCCGTCCACCCGGGCTATCGCTGCCCCCACCCCGACTGTGCCTACATCGTGTGCAATCCTGAGAGCCTCCTGCGGCACCGGACCCGGATCCATGCGGACCGTCGACCCCGGGGCCGACAGCCCCCGGCCAGCCAGGTGTCCCCGCTGCCCCCGTATCGGACCGTCAGCTGTCAGCGCTTCTTCCCATCCGGTGCCGGCAGCGGTTTCTTCCAGGTCACCCCACCCGCGCACACGGAGCGGGCCCGCCAGGCGGCCACCATGGGTGAGGTGGAGTTCATCCGGAGGCAGGTGGCCGGGGCCCTCGCCGAGGACGCGGCAGCGGCGGAGGCCGGGGCCCAGCAGGTGCCGGACCCGGATGCCAAAGCGCCCACCGAGATATCCCCCTGGCTGGAGCTCACCCGGTGGCCCGAGTTCCTGCATGGGCATGCCTTCACAGCGGTAGCCCCGTTGGCTGCACCACCGGATCCCACAGCTGAGCCCCTTCTGACAGTGTTCAGCGCCAGCGTCGAGCGGCTGATCGAGGCGGCCTACCAGTCCATCAAGACGCGGCGGATCAACGAGTTTGACCAGGTGAGTCGGCAAGCAAgcgagaaatatatatatattggcactcccacaccacatgcactcccacaccacatgcacGCACGTGCACACCCATATGCCATATGCATgtag
- a CDS encoding uncharacterized protein (COG:S;~EggNog:ENOG410QEA6;~InterPro:IPR022698,IPR013087;~antiSMASH:Cluster_2.1), whose product MLKRPCWDPAREPDRPVPPPPAPGSPPVPGLPVHPGYRCPHPDCAYIVCNPESLLRHRTRIHADRRPRGRQPPASQVSPLPPYRTVSCQRFFPSGAGSGFFQVTPPAHTERARQAATMGEVEFIRRQVAGALAEDAAAAEAGAQRVPDPDAKAPTEISPWLELTRWPEFLHGHAFTARQRRAADRGGLPVHQDAADQRV is encoded by the exons ATGCTCAAGCGGCCCTGCTGGGACCCCGCGCGGGAGCCTGACCGTCCGGTCCCGCCGCCCCCGGCCCCGGGGAGTCCGCCGGTCCCGGGGCTCCCCGTCCACCCGGGCTATCGCTGCCCCCACCCCGACTGTGCCTACATCGTGTGCAATCCTGAGAGCCTCCTGCGGCACCGGACCCGGATCCATGCGGACCGTCGACCCCGGGGCCGACAGCCCCCGGCCAGCCAGGTGTCCCCGCTGCCCCCGTATCGGACTGTCAGCTGTCAgcgcttcttcccctccggtGCCGGCAGCGGTTTCTTCCAGGTCACCCCACCCGCACACACGGAGCGGGCCCGCCAGGCGGCCACCATGGGTGAGGTGGAGTTCATCCGGAGGCAGGTGGCCGGGGCCCTCGCCGAGgacgcggcggcggcggaggccggGGCCCAGCGGGTGCCGGACCCGGATGCCAAAGCGCCCACCGAGATATCCCCCTGGCTGGAGCTCACCCGGTGGCCCGAGTTCCTGCATGGGCATGCCTTCACAGCA CGCCAGCGTCGAGCGGCTGATCGAGGCGGCCTACCAGTCCATCAAGACGCGGCGGATCAACGAGTTTGA
- a CDS encoding uncharacterized protein (antiSMASH:Cluster_2.1) gives MPRPRNTVASTRTNRNETNDDDTNRNEANTNTEQENRHNPIFIDGDEHEERRMVTLEEFLQYASDEPEWLYEKLQVTHQRYDDSLDDHKVRLAEEELRGQTKDGEIALLRHETEEMKGQLQDIKKQLTDVNAERDAFGSQIARLVMDSASGRQASPMPINSKSTKIPDPPMLTDGKEP, from the coding sequence ATGCCTCGCCCAAGAAACACCGTTGCCTCTACCAGAACCAACCGAAACGAAACGAACGATGATGATACCAACCGAAATGAAGCGAATACCAATACTGAACAGGAGAACCGACACAACCCCATCTttattgatggagatgagcATGAAGAACGACGTATGGTGACTTTGGAGGAGTTTTTGCAATATGCTTCTGATGAACCGGAATGGTTGTATGAGAAGCTCCAAGTGACCCATCAACGATATGATGACAGTCTTGATGACCATAAGGTCCgtcttgctgaagaagaactCCGAGGACAAACCAAGGATggagaaattgcgcttctgcGCCATGAAACggaagagatgaagggacaactccaagatatcaagaagcAACTTACTGATGTGAACGCTGAACGTGATGCATTTGGGAGCCAAATTGCCCGACTGGTGATGGACAGTGCCAGTGGCCGTCAAGCCTCTCCAAtgcccatcaacagcaaATCCACCAAGATCCCAGATCCCCCAATGCTTACCGATGGAAAGGAGCCCTGA
- a CDS encoding uncharacterized protein (antiSMASH:Cluster_2.1) produces the protein MLNHLKTIYDDPNCVTTAKHQFRQLYMKNSDKFHDFFSEFLYLAAEAGVAEDDWKDELYTKLMTKLQELCISSSIGDGTFQEFSSAVSQTASRLEVINYRTQKNRTFTPNKEMSKGISGTGTTFKKELTPSWSTTPHTSNAERDRLMKEG, from the coding sequence ATGCTCAATCACCTGAAAACAATCTATGATGATCCAAACTGTGTCACCACTGCAAAGCACCAATTCCGACAGTtatacatgaagaacagtGACAAGTTTCATGACTTTTTCTCTGAATTCCTTTACCTTGCAGCTGAAGCGGGCGTCGCTGAGGATGATTGGAAGGATGAGCTCTACACCAAATTGATGACCAAGCTCCAAGAGCTGTGCATCTCCAGCAGCATTGGTGATGGAACATTTCAGGAATTCTCCAGCGCTGTCTCCCAGACTGCAAGCCGACTTGAAGTTATCAACTACCGGACTCAGAAGAATCGAACGTTCACCCCCAACAAGGAGATGAGCAAGGGAATTAGTGGAACTGGGACCACTTTCAAGAAAGAACTGACCCCATCCTGGAGCACCACCCCACATACGAGCAATGCTGAACGTGACcgattgatgaaggaaggcTGA
- a CDS encoding uncharacterized protein (antiSMASH:Cluster_2.1) translates to MSRALQGQEISTITTSPKLQRKMTSQSAIQIDIAAIGAAPFQRHLKRKDTEVFIASLSEIDRIIEEKRENGRQKEDHNEQELVQHLLPKQYQEYADVFSKAASDELPPQ, encoded by the coding sequence ATGTCACGTGCCCTGCAGGGTCAGGAGATTAGCACCATCACTACTAGTCCAAAGCTCCAAAGGAAGATGACAAGCCAATCAGCAATCCAAATTGATATTGCAGCGattggagcagcaccattccaaagacacctgaagagaaaggacaccgaggtcttcattgccagtctgtctgaaattgaccgcatcattgaagaaaaacgcGAGAATGGCCGCCAGAAGGAAGATCACAATGAGCAGGAATTGGTACAGCACCTACTGCCTAAACAGTACCAAGAATATGCAGATGTTTTCTCCAAGGCAGCGTCTGATGAGCTGCCTCCCCAATGA